From Argopecten irradians isolate NY chromosome 3, Ai_NY, whole genome shotgun sequence:
GAATGAATACAGGGGTGAATACAGGAATGAATACAGGGGTGAATACAGGAGTGAATACAGGAATGAATAAAGGGGTGAATACAGGAGTGAATACAGGAATGAATAAAGGGGTGAATACAGGAGTGAATACAGGAAAGAATACAATAATGAATAAAGGGGTGAATACAGGAGTGAATACAAGAGTGAAAACAGGAGTGAGACCTACCTGATACGTTGTTGACACACCATGACCTCCATAGCCATTACTAAACGTATGGGGGTCCACATCCGTTAACGGATTCACACTAATGTTCATTTTGGTGTAAGAATTCGGCACATGCCCATTGGCTACAGAGCCATTCAGTCCATTCACACCAGTATATTTTTTACGTAAACTATCTGCATGAATTCGCTGAGCCGAATCTTGAAATTTACTCACTCGCATATGATCATTCATTTCATctgtagtaaaaaaaaattataaacattagaATTATTGAAATTTAAGTACGGTATTCTATAAAGTCTATTATAATATTCAAACGACTTTTAAATTCCgttaatttattttgtacattAACAAAATTGaccatatgaaataattatatataattcaaagaTCCAGTTAACTAATTATGCTGAACAGTGACACAACCATGAAAAGAATTCTTCCCATAATGCATCCTTGGTTACGTACCCATCATCCTTCGCTGCTGTCGCTGTTTCCACCAGCACATGAACATAAACACAATGAGAAATAGCATCATAACACCGAGTACGATTCCCAGAATCATATACAACATTTCACTACTAGACTTAGAGTTTGTTGGAACTGGACCATCCACCTCTGAACTTGGCTGTGCAGCCTTTACCGGACTTTCCGGATTTGTTGAAGGACTTCCTCCGTTTCCTTCCCCCGTTGGCGGCGGGAAGATCATAATCCCACTACCTCCTAACGTCCGTTTTACCACAACGTTGCTGAAGTCACTGTTTCCAGCTGCGTTGAAGCTCTGAATTTTGATGGAGTATTCTGTATTTGGTTTTAAAGGTGACAAGAGATAAGTTCGAGCAGTTGGttccatcatttgtacaaattcATAATCATCCTGAGAACTAAACGGTTTGTAGTATAGGAAGAAGCCTTCTATCTGTGACGTCTTCACAGGCATGTACTGAAATAGACAATAAAACAAGATTAAATCAAGTAATCatacaaaacaaatgaaattaaaaatgatacattaatgcacaatattattaatttttacaCATTCTAAGAATGTCaaaaaagatttgatactttgtaatatttttcaatGAACTACACGTAACaaaaaaattaagattaagACAAAGAATTAACTGGTAAATTTTTAATCTAGTAATGAAAGGTTTCGTACATCCAAGCATTAATTTTAATACAATACAAGAATTGTACTGATACTGGTATTTCTGTACCTTCCATCGGACATTGAGTCCGTATTCCTGGATATTGTTAATAGACTCCTCGCGTTCGTATTCCACTGGTTCAACCTTGACTATAGTCGGCCGACCTTCCGGAGCCCGCGGCTGTTTAAACTTTTTCACCATCAGAGTAAATTTCTTTGAGTTTGGACCAGCTGTGTTGTCATTGTTAGAGTAGACTGCCGCTATACGAAACTTGTACTGGGCTTCTGTAACAGCAATAATCAGTAGATCAGAAAGAGTTGGTTTAGTGAAAGTCCTAAAAACAAGTATCCAATTTTATGACATTAATGTTTGGACTCTTTTTAAACTGACATAAATAGTAGAGAAATCTTATTGGTCATGATCAGTGATGTCTCTACACAATATATCGTACCTGGCTTCAGGTTTGACACTTCGTACATCCGCTGGTCTCCCGGAATCTCCTCGTCTTCAGTCTTCCATTGGCTTTTCTTcggtttgataattttgtactGGACGCGGAAGAAGACAATCTGTAGGCCATCATTTTCCGGGACTGACCAGTTGAGTTTTACAGATTTATCTGACAGCTGACTGACATCAGGAGCTGTGGGAGGAACTAATCGGTCTTTGGCTGAAAATACAACATCGTCCATAAATAAACAGCGTTTcatcaatttatttaaaatatacatcTTTTTTCTATTTCCCTAGTCCAACACATTTAAGAACGTTCCATATATTAGCTTTAAATCACTTACTTTTGGTGAGGGGAAGTAACTCATAATTTTATATGCTCTACTTATAACTGATCCATCACACTTGACTTttattaaggggagataacttaagATTCCTCACCAGCACTTTCATCATTAGGTGGCCTCCTGTTGGTTTTCTTCTCCTTCTTCCTGTTCCTCCTTCGCTTTTTGTTACGTCTATTTTTCCTACGATTTGAATTGTGTGTCCCTCGTCCCCCACTGTTTGATCCCTCCCCACCAGATGGCACCACGTCAGTTTCATCTTCTCCGTCGGTACCAGGTTCagcttgacctttgacctctacATGTATGACGGCATAAGAGACTCCGACGTCGTTACTACACATACACTGGTACAGACCGCCATCCTCAGGCTTTATGTGTTTGATGGTGTAGGTGGTAGCTAAGCAAAGGAAGGATCAATTGATTACCAATATCTACACCATAATCAGCAATATTTAACAGTTTTTATGAAATCAGTTTtcttaattgataaaaataagtTTCTTCCATACTTAGCTAGGTTTATTTAATAGTTTCTATGTAATAACTAATTTTAGAAATTTAAGCTTTGTTGAATCCAAATTATACActattatttcaattaaattctTGAATGCTTCAAATTGAAaaccaatataaatatatgttacataAGTGATTTCAGAAGAgtgaattttacattttgatacAGTAATTAATACCAAGCCTACCTCCATTTTTAGCAGTCAGGACTTTCCCCATAGGTACAGCGTTGTGGTACCAGATGACTTGCATTTCCGGCGAGTCACCGATCTCGCAGCGAAGACGCACCGACTCACTGGGGTTGATGGTGATGAACTGAGTCTCGGCCTGTACGACAGGGGGCTCGAGGACCTCCAACATGATGGCTTTGTGTGTTTCCATGCCAACACCGTTAGAGGCCTTGCAGGCATACGTCCCCATGTCCTCACGCTGTACATTCCATATAAACAGATGAcctgtacaataaaataaatacttattACTGGGCATATCAAAACAGGTTGGTGACCGCCATATTCCAATGAAATAAGGAAAAATTtataataacaattattttcTAAGAATTAAAAATGGTTTTGTGCAAAACATTTATACCATTTCAGGTTTATTTTTCAATGCTGCTCCAAGatgtttttcttaaaaaattgattttaaagatttttggtGTTGTAAGTGTTCCCAGACTTGTACATAtataagagttacctccccttcaaTGTGATTTTGGAAAACTACCTCAGTTAAAGAAAGTActtgtaaacatttaaaaaacatCACACTTACAGATAAGAAGCGtggtataattttgtttattttttcagttcTTACACATACAGAAAATTAACagtccaaaatattttttggtaTTAGATTTAACAATTAAGGCTATAGGAATAAAATCCATATCTTTCCAGACAGAACATAATGCAATTCTCAGTATTTTCCTGGTTCCGACTAATTTTACATTACAAATGCAGGTAAACTTATCACTTAAGTTATGATTTGACCAAACATTTGGCTATATTCTGTCAAACTTTGCCTTTTTCGATTTTGTGTCGCCCGACTGGAAACTCGCCGCCGTAGGGATCCCAGATGATGGTGGGTTGTGGAGTTCCCTGACTGACACACTCCAGTGTAACATTTTCACCGATCTGGGTCTTAAAGATGTTCTTTGAGGTAACAATGGAAGCTTGTTGACTAGCACCTGTAAATAGTAATACATCAGTTGATTATTGTTTTAACACTTATCAGGTTACTGTTATTTTTCTTCCAGTATATTAGTGCAAtctaaatataatgttattcattgtatatcatatttcaGCACTAAcatcaattaattaatatttttttacattctAGCATCATTGCTTTATATTCCAGAAAAATCACCCTAGTAAAAATTCAACaattgtaaaaattatattttgatactaAATGACCTTATTGCCTTCATGGTTCAATTTGTAAGTTTTTTGTGGAACAAACCAAGTACCTAACCAAAGGTCAATAAAATAGAATGGTCCAAACTCCAAATGGGAGAGTTCATAGGCATTTCTTGGGGATGATGGGTTATGATATTTAAGCTTTTTTGAGTTCAAAACATCAATCACAGTTGATGAAAGTGAAGACAAACTCTAGAGATGGTTAGGACACAGAAGCCATGCTATGCTACCTATTTCCTTTCCTGAGAAGAGGTTTTTAATTTGGCAAAGATTCTTCCAGCTAAATTTTTTAACCATATGGTTGACTTACTCAGAACCCTCACAACTTCAAAGAAAGAAACACATACAAGACTGTGAATTACGACACTCAGACACATAAATCTGTCACGTCAGGCGATTTACACATCAAAGTTCTTCCAAAGGGGGAAAAAACCTTACAGATTATGGCAGCAGAAACCAAATAAATGTTCCAGCTCTGGTTATATTACCTGGTAACACAGAGAAGTTGAAAcaaatcagaaatattttacaatgacTTGCTGTGTTTTTTGTCATTgatgaataaaacatttgtaaGTTTTTTTAGACATTCTGTCCAAGAGGTTGCATCAAAACTAAAATACCTCATAAGAGATTTTATAATAGGCTAATTTTGGTTTAATGAACTGTTGGTCACCATAATATCATGACAGTCAGAATGTAGATATTTAAGTATCAATTTCACATATGGTAGCATACACCCATAAGTATAAATTCACAGTTTTATGTCACAGTTATATAACATACACCCTTGATTCTAAATATTTCACAGTCTCTGTGTCACagtaaggtagcatacacccttaagtctgaATAGAAGCATACACTCTTAAGTCTAAATATTTCACAGTCACCGTGTCACAGTGAGATAACATTCACCCTTATTTCTAGACATTTCAGTCTCcatgtgacagtaaggtagcatacacccttaagtctaaATATTTCAGTCTCCGTGTCATagtaaggtagcatacacccttaagtctatATATTTCAGTCTCCGTGTCATAGTAAGGTAGCATACATCCTTAAGTCTATATATTTCAGTCTCCGTGTCATagtaaggtagcatacacccttaagtctatATATTTCAGTCTCCGTGTCATAGTAAGGTAGCATACATCCTTAAGTCTATATATTTCAGTCTCCGTGTCATagtaaggtagcatacacccttaagtctatATATTTCAGTCTCCGTGTCATagtaaggtagcatacacccttaagtctatATATTTCAGTCTCcatgtgacagtaaggtagcatacacccttaagtctaaATGTTTCAGTCTCGGTGTCATAGTAAGGTAGCATACATCCTTAAGTCTATATATTTCAGTCTCCGTGTCATAGTAAGGTAGCATACATCCTTAAGTCTATATATTTCAGTCTCCGTGTCATAGTAAGGTAGCATACATCCTTAAGTCTATATATTTCAGTCTCCGTGTCATAGTAAGGTAGCATACATCCTTAAGTCTATATATTTCAGTCTCCGTGTCATagtaaggtagcatacacccttaattATCAGCCAGACAACACATTACAATGCCTGATGTGAAGAGATGTCGGTAATTTTGTGATAGACAGAAAAGTGCAAATTAAATCAGGGCATTATCCCCCATACCCCCTTCCTTCCTCCCTCAATCTATCATGAAAGTGTTACAAGAGAACTGAGGAATCTTAGTAAGAAACTTGATATGTAGGGTTAGAGATACAGTACTTTTCCTTCTGTTCAAACAAATTTCTTTTCTctgtataaagaaaatatatcacCTTTAGTTGTCTTAATGGCCTGACCTTTAACCTTTCTTGCCCCCCAAACTAAAGCAGTGTGTTGATTGTGATAAGGCATATAGGGGAGAACTTTTTTAGAAGTCTGTTTTAATAAGGGCATGTTATCAGGATCAGCTGAACCCTAGTGATAACATGGATCTCTATTACACTTAATATGGAATACACAGACTCAGGGGCTGTGTCAGAAGGTACTTTGTACCAAATAAAGAGGCtttctcaaaatacaaaatactgaGATTACAAGATTTCCTTCTTCAGGTATTGCTAAGCAATGGTGATTTATTAGTGTAatttaacatacaaaataatcacAAGGATGcaagattttattttcttgaggaaaacaaaacacattaaGCTATTCTGAACATGCATTCCAATTACAcatcaacacacacataccGTAAATACATCATTTATTAGATAAAGTTCAAAGGTCAAGTAGACTTGTGGTTGATTAATGGTCCATCTATCTACAGTGCAATCCAAATTGTCATTTATCTCAACTTATCTTCAGCTAAAGGGAGACTACCCCATGTGGCTCCACTACTCTTTCAGCCAATCAACATCAATCTTTCAACAGACTCTATCACCAATCATCATGCTTTTTAAAAGGCCCATGCTGATTGGTCAGGTATAAATGAATCAATTTACTGCCAATCATTTGCACACCACTTAATGATATGACTTTTCATGGTTAATTGTATTGAGATCAGTCACAATATCAGTTATTTACATGTTTACTTCTAACATGCGTTGAGAACTATTTAATGATTGGGTTATACTAACACTACAGTTTGAGGGTATTAATGTCTGAGGTCACAGAGTATATAGGTACACtgattattttgtaatttaatggTTCGGTTTGATGACCTTGACTAATGTCCCATGATTTTACAAATATAGACAGCCACTGCTCCCCCTTGTTATAAAATGGTTGATCCCCAACTCATTCCTGTTGTGCTCTATCAAATATGTCACCAACAATAACTACCCTATTCTTCTCGTGCACATCTTGTCATAGTTTGAAGGTAACAGATTATCGTTTTTGGTTATTTTAACCCCTGTACCTGTAAAATTAACACCTGTACGGACATATCATCCTGTGATACTATAAATAATGTGACCTTCATGACCTCTGGACCTGATAGGGATCTGGCCCCTATCAATCATGGTCAATAGACTACTGGCCCTTTATCTCCGTAATGAAATATGAGAGCGAAGGTAATCGCTTATTTtccattctgattggtcgaacTGATGGTCAGCTCACCGGTCACTCAATAGCTACCCGGGGATTCTATGTTAGACTGACCACAGATGAAAGGTTGCTAGGTTTGAGATTAATGATTGGCAGACATTCACCCGACACTATTTCCTTGGCATGAAATCCAGTTCAGAAACATTATGTTCCACATTTGTCAAAATGTCTAAGTGTAGGCCAGTCTCAATCGGTTTTGACTTGTTGCAATAATTTGTGATGTATGTGGTGATATTAATCTTCATTTTCTGCTGGATCTTTTAACAAGTAGATTTATCACCGACTCAAGTGGCTAAAGAAAGTTCAAATCCTCTGACAAACTTAAGTATGGGAACAGCCCTGGTCATGTGTACCCAGAAATACAACAATCCCACTAGTCATCAGACTTTTCATTGTGGTTTCCAAAcataaatatcttatttattcCGTGCATTTCACAGATTCAATCTGAATTTAATTTGCATGTGGCATTAAGAGCAAGAAATTGGATTGGTTCCTAAACCAAACCACATATTGCTCATTCAATGTAAGACTCTGAAGGAAGATATAAGCTGTGTTTTGACATTATAAGTATTTTAGCTCTACCTTTCTTTTTTGTACTTGGTAAATGGATTATCTACAATCAAACATTTGTAACGTGTTGATTTACATATTGGAACTGTTTGTTACagtttattatatttgtattgaatCTTTTATCGTAAGCACATAACTCTAAATTGAGGGatgtaattaaattgttcataatatttcaaaacaaaagaagCAAACTcatatcaatgaaataattaattcttTTGTGtaaaatgaacaacaaactgGTTCTGAATCTGTCATTTTCTATTTCAATTACATCTCATTTGAAATAAATagcaaaaacaaaatgtatccTGGTGAGCAATGCTTAAAATCTTATTGAAAATTGACAACATGCTCTAAATAGTTAGTACCCATGGATGATGAATGCTTGTGAAACATAACAATAAAATGTCCTTATCTTTCTCCAATAACCCATTCTCTGCTATGATGCATTAGTTTGGATATCTCTGTTTCAGGaaatcaatttgtttcaagGCTTTGTCATACAATCTCTAAGGCTCTGGAAGTTTGAGGGGATTGTCTGTCTGAAAGTCTTCCAAAAAGTCCAAATAGGCCTGTAGAGTCAGAAGTTCAAACTAGCACAGTAGAAAGAGAGGATTTGAAAACTTTCACATCAAACACAGATCAATTGATCTTCAACCAAATACAGTATTGGTTGTTTATTAATGTGATTCTCTAATGACACACCGATGAACAGGGGTTCCACAAGTGCATTGTATGAAATGTCCTCATCAAAAAAGGATTGTTTGGAAAAGCCTTGAAAATTTGGCCAGCAGATGTCAACACATCTGAGATTTTTTGCACAATCTGCTGCTCAAGTGTTTGATTGATGTGTAAAACTGGAtgaataaataaagaaatcttaCTTGCTGCACTTTGAACTATCAAACATTTCATGTCTTAAACATGTTTAAATACATTTCCACCTCTTTCATTCATCTTTTTAGATAAAGCAGAATGCTGATCTTGTTTTGGGTGTTAAACCTTCTCAAATCATTCTAGGGGTCTTGTAGATGTTTGAGCTGAACAAGTGATACACTGCAGTCGAGTCTGCTTCAAAGAAATGCTTGCACTGAAGCAAGACGAAATTTTAGGACATCATAAACGAAGAGCATCTTAAGAAGAGCACTGCTAATAAGTGTTTCCTTTGCAGCCTGAAACACAAGGGATAG
This genomic window contains:
- the LOC138317515 gene encoding brother of CDO-like, producing the protein MNLWSTNNMRLGQCFYLLVVLPFSVAEMLPIFLEEPESSVIPNMASVTLPCKVTPSSATVRWRFNMEFIEPGENERHGFIVIGTNLHIKKFKHRREGIYECIAETDQGSVTSRPAQLTKAGISNFGPRTDLSLNTTEGHDVVLPCVPPESHPAANIIFEFNGTIISGSSDHYQILSSGGLQISNASKSDQGQYRCIAINPLTNRNRTADYIINLNVKSSSAGASQQASIVTSKNIFKTQIGENVTLECVSQGTPQPTIIWDPYGGEFPVGRHKIEKGHLFIWNVQREDMGTYACKASNGVGMETHKAIMLEVLEPPVVQAETQFITINPSESVRLRCEIGDSPEMQVIWYHNAVPMGKVLTAKNGATTYTIKHIKPEDGGLYQCMCSNDVGVSYAVIHVEVKGQAEPGTDGEDETDVVPSGGEGSNSGGRGTHNSNRRKNRRNKKRRRNRKKEKKTNRRPPNDESAAKDRLVPPTAPDVSQLSDKSVKLNWSVPENDGLQIVFFRVQYKIIKPKKSQWKTEDEEIPGDQRMYEVSNLKPEAQYKFRIAAVYSNNDNTAGPNSKKFTLMVKKFKQPRAPEGRPTIVKVEPVEYEREESINNIQEYGLNVRWKYMPVKTSQIEGFFLYYKPFSSQDDYEFVQMMEPTARTYLLSPLKPNTEYSIKIQSFNAAGNSDFSNVVVKRTLGGSGIMIFPPPTGEGNGGSPSTNPESPVKAAQPSSEVDGPVPTNSKSSSEMLYMILGIVLGVMMLFLIVFMFMCWWKQRQQRRMMDEMNDHMRVSKFQDSAQRIHADSLRKKYTGVNGLNGSVANGHVPNSYTKMNISVNPLTDVDPHTFSNGYGGHGVSTTYQPPSSFISNGTIPNHSGGSDNNFNKINRSMDRSLHRGMEQVDNCLEQSSSLGDEGCPLQSPDSLGGGEAPACPPSPHSSNVPSCFDQFHSDSPGRYSNSNRSCDQLARSCDHLQGDGVVRGSYDSSTVNSVDGESAGKQKRRRRRAQAREQMTRDQATNTDLSSNEGTIEFSTFNKVTSDCHSPSHSTGGDCSPVRTYVTDRAAHLDCPDRCDGV